The sequence ACGCTTCATTACGCCGTCCGGCGAATTTCTGATCCTCCGGGCAGAAGACTGACCATGAACATGTCTCCGGCTTTCACGGCTCCAGGCAACGATCACGCCGTTCTGCTTTTGCACGGCTTGTCGAGTTCTCCGGCAGAATTGCGCTTTCTGGCGCGCGCGCTGGCTGAAGAAGGCTTTATAACTCACGCACCGGAACTTCGTGGCTACAGCGCCGGCACAGGACATCTGCCGATGGAACAGTGGATCAGCGCAGCCGTCGCCGAGTTCGACGTGCTTGCCGCCCGACACCGGCACGTTTCGGTGTGCGGTCTTTCCATGGGCGCAACGCTGGCCGCCGCCGTCGCCCAGCAGCGCCCGAGCGCGCGAGCGTTGCTGCTGCTGTCGATCACGCTCAGTTACGACGGCTGGGCCATTCCCTGGTACCGATTTTTGCTCGACTACGTCTACTACACGCCGCTGCGCTCACGCTACCGTTATCGCGAGCATGAACCTTATGGGCTGCGCAACGAAGCGTTGCGCGCGAAGATTGCACGCGTCATGCAAAAAGGTGAAATCAGCGAGGTCGGTCCCGCATCCATTGCGATGCCTGCGCTTCACGAAGCGAGCCGGCTTGCGAAACTGGTGCGCAGGAAACTGAAGAGCATCAGCACCGACTGCCTCATCATTCATGCAATCGACGATGAGACGTCCAGCCCGCACAACGCACGCGAGGTCATCGCGAATGTTGGGGCGTCGTTTCTTCGCACTGTATGGCTCGACGACTCGTACCATATGATCACATCGGATAACGAGCGCGAGGTCGTCGCACGGGAATGCGCGCTGTTCATGCGCGAGAGCGCCGCGGCGTCGGCGTCGTGCAACAACCCGACGCCGGTCGTATCCAGAGCGCTCGCGCGGCGCCTGAGGCAACTGGCCGCCGTAGCGAGGAAGGCATGAAGCCGCGCAATGCGTCAATCGCACGCCGCTGTCTGGCCCTCGCCGCGGTCAGCGCCTGTTGCACGGGCGTTGCCGTCGCCGACGAATCGCAGGCCGCCAGCGACTGGAAGATCTCGGTTGGG is a genomic window of Paraburkholderia sp. PREW-6R containing:
- a CDS encoding alpha/beta fold hydrolase → MNMSPAFTAPGNDHAVLLLHGLSSSPAELRFLARALAEEGFITHAPELRGYSAGTGHLPMEQWISAAVAEFDVLAARHRHVSVCGLSMGATLAAAVAQQRPSARALLLLSITLSYDGWAIPWYRFLLDYVYYTPLRSRYRYREHEPYGLRNEALRAKIARVMQKGEISEVGPASIAMPALHEASRLAKLVRRKLKSISTDCLIIHAIDDETSSPHNAREVIANVGASFLRTVWLDDSYHMITSDNEREVVARECALFMRESAAASASCNNPTPVVSRALARRLRQLAAVARKA